From a region of the Oncorhynchus tshawytscha isolate Ot180627B linkage group LG14, Otsh_v2.0, whole genome shotgun sequence genome:
- the LOC112266514 gene encoding cyclin-dependent kinase 15 isoform X3, translated as MGGKSFDQDFQWKTGLQFGTANSYLNLEKIGEGTYATVYKGISRINGHLVALKVIRMKTEEGVPFTAIREASLLKGLKHANIVLLHDIIHTKEALTFVFEYVQTDLAEYMTQHPGGLHSYNVRIFMFQLLRGLSYIHGRRILHRDLKPQNLLISYLGELKLADFGLARSKSIPCQTYSSEVVTLWYRPPDVLLGSTDYSTALDIWGAGCIFIEMLQGTPAFPGVADVFEQLQNVWTVVGVPTEETWPGVNELPNFRPVWFQPCEPQQFRNVWKRLSKLPYKTEDLAQKILITIPRDRISAQDALQHPYFNTLPPPIMQLRDTVSVFKVPGVRLETEVKDIFSPSLSAGDNGPLTHWA; from the exons ATGGGAGGGAAAAGTTTCGATCAGGACTTCCAATGG AAAACAGGCCTACAGTTTGGCACAGCCAACTCCTACCTGAACCTGGAGAAGATAGGGGAGGGGACATACGCTACAGTCTACAAGGGAATCAGCCG GATAAACGGGCACCTGGTGGCCTTGAAGGTGATCCGTATGAAGACGGAAGAAGGCGTACCATTCACTGCCATCCGAGAGG cCTCCCTCCTGAAAGGCCTGAAACACGCCAACATTGTCCTGCTCCATGACATCATCCACACCAAAGAGGCACTCACATTTGTCTTTGAGTACGTACAAACAGACTTGGCTGAGTATATGACGCAGCACCCAGGGGGCCTGCATTCCTACAATGTCAGG ATCTTCATGTTCCAGCTGCTGCGGGGTCTGTCCTACATCCACGGTCGGAGGATCCTGCATCGGGACCTCAAACCCCAGAACCTGCTCATCAGCTACCTGGGGGAGCTCAAACTGGCCGACTTCG GGCTGGCCCGGTCCAAGTCCATCCCGTGCCAAACCTATTCGTCTGAGGTGGTGACTCTGTGGTACCGACCTCCTGATGTCCTCCTGGGTTCCACTGATTACTCCACTGCTCTGGACATCTG GGGAGCTGGATGCATCTTCATTGAGATGCTCCAGGGGACGCCAGCCTTTCCAGGAGTGGCAGACGTCTTTGAGCAGCTGCAGAACGTATGGACT GTCGTAGGGGTCCCGACCGAGGAGACGTGGCCAGGAGTGAACGAGCTGCCCAACTTCAGACCAG TGTGGTTTCAACCATGTGAGCCCCAGCAATTCAGGAATGTTTGGAAAAG ACTGTCCAAGTTGCCCTATAAGACAGAGGACCTGGCCCAGAAGATTCTGATCACCATCCCACGAGACCGCATCTCGGCCCAGGATGCACTGCAGCACCCCTATTTCAACACGCTACCGCCCCCCATCATGCAGCTAcgagaca cTGTATCAGTCTTCAAGGTCCCCGGAGTGAGACTGGAGACAGAGGTGAAGGATATCTTCAGTCCCAGTCTAAGTGCTGGTGATAATGGACCCCTAACCCACTGGGCTTGA
- the LOC112266514 gene encoding cyclin-dependent kinase 15 isoform X1: MQNLRQAATEAFHRLGLKQRQLGYEELDETDPSYSKPRPHWFHTLQVRRLAVQRGRSNSDPMGGKSFDQDFQWKTGLQFGTANSYLNLEKIGEGTYATVYKGISRINGHLVALKVIRMKTEEGVPFTAIREASLLKGLKHANIVLLHDIIHTKEALTFVFEYVQTDLAEYMTQHPGGLHSYNVRIFMFQLLRGLSYIHGRRILHRDLKPQNLLISYLGELKLADFGLARSKSIPCQTYSSEVVTLWYRPPDVLLGSTDYSTALDIWGAGCIFIEMLQGTPAFPGVADVFEQLQNVWTVVGVPTEETWPGVNELPNFRPVWFQPCEPQQFRNVWKRLSKLPYKTEDLAQKILITIPRDRISAQDALQHPYFNTLPPPIMQLRDTVSVFKVPGVRLETEVKDIFSPSLSAGDNGPLTHWA, encoded by the exons GTCTGAAGCAAAGACAGCTGGGATATGAGGAG TTGGATGAGACAGACCCGTCCTACTCCAAGCCCCGGCCTCACTGGTTCCACACGCTGCAGGTCCGCAGGCTGGCGGTCCAGAGAGGACGCAGCAACAGTGACCCTATGGGAGGGAAAAGTTTCGATCAGGACTTCCAATGG AAAACAGGCCTACAGTTTGGCACAGCCAACTCCTACCTGAACCTGGAGAAGATAGGGGAGGGGACATACGCTACAGTCTACAAGGGAATCAGCCG GATAAACGGGCACCTGGTGGCCTTGAAGGTGATCCGTATGAAGACGGAAGAAGGCGTACCATTCACTGCCATCCGAGAGG cCTCCCTCCTGAAAGGCCTGAAACACGCCAACATTGTCCTGCTCCATGACATCATCCACACCAAAGAGGCACTCACATTTGTCTTTGAGTACGTACAAACAGACTTGGCTGAGTATATGACGCAGCACCCAGGGGGCCTGCATTCCTACAATGTCAGG ATCTTCATGTTCCAGCTGCTGCGGGGTCTGTCCTACATCCACGGTCGGAGGATCCTGCATCGGGACCTCAAACCCCAGAACCTGCTCATCAGCTACCTGGGGGAGCTCAAACTGGCCGACTTCG GGCTGGCCCGGTCCAAGTCCATCCCGTGCCAAACCTATTCGTCTGAGGTGGTGACTCTGTGGTACCGACCTCCTGATGTCCTCCTGGGTTCCACTGATTACTCCACTGCTCTGGACATCTG GGGAGCTGGATGCATCTTCATTGAGATGCTCCAGGGGACGCCAGCCTTTCCAGGAGTGGCAGACGTCTTTGAGCAGCTGCAGAACGTATGGACT GTCGTAGGGGTCCCGACCGAGGAGACGTGGCCAGGAGTGAACGAGCTGCCCAACTTCAGACCAG TGTGGTTTCAACCATGTGAGCCCCAGCAATTCAGGAATGTTTGGAAAAG ACTGTCCAAGTTGCCCTATAAGACAGAGGACCTGGCCCAGAAGATTCTGATCACCATCCCACGAGACCGCATCTCGGCCCAGGATGCACTGCAGCACCCCTATTTCAACACGCTACCGCCCCCCATCATGCAGCTAcgagaca cTGTATCAGTCTTCAAGGTCCCCGGAGTGAGACTGGAGACAGAGGTGAAGGATATCTTCAGTCCCAGTCTAAGTGCTGGTGATAATGGACCCCTAACCCACTGGGCTTGA
- the LOC112266514 gene encoding cyclin-dependent kinase 15 isoform X2, producing the protein MQNLRQAATEAFHRLGLKQRQLGYEELDETDPSYSKPRPHWFHTLQVRRLAVQRGRSNSDPMGGKSFDQDFQWKTGLQFGTANSYLNLEKIGEGTYATVYKGISRINGHLVALKVIRMKTEEGVPFTAIREASLLKGLKHANIVLLHDIIHTKEALTFVFEYVQTDLAEYMTQHPGGLHSYNVRIFMFQLLRGLSYIHGRRILHRDLKPQNLLISYLGELKLADFGLARSKSIPCQTYSSEVVTLWYRPPDVLLGSTDYSTALDIWGAGCIFIEMLQGTPAFPGVADVFEQLQNVWTVVGVPTEETWPGVNELPNFRPVWFQPCEPQQFRNVWKRLSKLPYKTEDLAQKILITIPRDRISAQDALQHPYFNTLPPPIMQLRDKRLL; encoded by the exons GTCTGAAGCAAAGACAGCTGGGATATGAGGAG TTGGATGAGACAGACCCGTCCTACTCCAAGCCCCGGCCTCACTGGTTCCACACGCTGCAGGTCCGCAGGCTGGCGGTCCAGAGAGGACGCAGCAACAGTGACCCTATGGGAGGGAAAAGTTTCGATCAGGACTTCCAATGG AAAACAGGCCTACAGTTTGGCACAGCCAACTCCTACCTGAACCTGGAGAAGATAGGGGAGGGGACATACGCTACAGTCTACAAGGGAATCAGCCG GATAAACGGGCACCTGGTGGCCTTGAAGGTGATCCGTATGAAGACGGAAGAAGGCGTACCATTCACTGCCATCCGAGAGG cCTCCCTCCTGAAAGGCCTGAAACACGCCAACATTGTCCTGCTCCATGACATCATCCACACCAAAGAGGCACTCACATTTGTCTTTGAGTACGTACAAACAGACTTGGCTGAGTATATGACGCAGCACCCAGGGGGCCTGCATTCCTACAATGTCAGG ATCTTCATGTTCCAGCTGCTGCGGGGTCTGTCCTACATCCACGGTCGGAGGATCCTGCATCGGGACCTCAAACCCCAGAACCTGCTCATCAGCTACCTGGGGGAGCTCAAACTGGCCGACTTCG GGCTGGCCCGGTCCAAGTCCATCCCGTGCCAAACCTATTCGTCTGAGGTGGTGACTCTGTGGTACCGACCTCCTGATGTCCTCCTGGGTTCCACTGATTACTCCACTGCTCTGGACATCTG GGGAGCTGGATGCATCTTCATTGAGATGCTCCAGGGGACGCCAGCCTTTCCAGGAGTGGCAGACGTCTTTGAGCAGCTGCAGAACGTATGGACT GTCGTAGGGGTCCCGACCGAGGAGACGTGGCCAGGAGTGAACGAGCTGCCCAACTTCAGACCAG TGTGGTTTCAACCATGTGAGCCCCAGCAATTCAGGAATGTTTGGAAAAG ACTGTCCAAGTTGCCCTATAAGACAGAGGACCTGGCCCAGAAGATTCTGATCACCATCCCACGAGACCGCATCTCGGCCCAGGATGCACTGCAGCACCCCTATTTCAACACGCTACCGCCCCCCATCATGCAGCTAcgagaca AAAGACTTCTGTAG